Proteins encoded by one window of Pseudorca crassidens isolate mPseCra1 chromosome 3, mPseCra1.hap1, whole genome shotgun sequence:
- the NCLN gene encoding BOS complex subunit NCLN isoform X9, which yields MLEEAGEVLENMLKASCLPLGFIVFLPAVLLLVAPPLPAADAAHEFTVYRMQQYDLQGQPYDLPLSLSRLRGSGLCRPGCPLPRFGLCSPGPRTCLSHLSSRSPARRPHLGRQTLTQIPGTRNAVLNTEARTIDADVLSRRCVLMRLLDFSYESYQRALRQSAGAVVIILPRAMAAVPQDVIRQFMEIEPEMLAMETIVPVYFAVEDDALLSIYEQTQAASTSQGSASAAEGFIRSCGHTPVPERHPPSSPSDDTSHGHHNCVLLHTATANGFQMVTSGVQSKAVSDWLITSVEGRLTGLGGEDLPTIVIVAHYDAFGVAPWLSHGADSNGSGISVLLELTRLFSRLYTYKRTHAAYNLLFFASGGGKFNYQGTKRWLEDNLDHTDSSLLQDNVAFVLCLDTLGRGDSLHLHVSKPPREGTLQHSFLRELETVAAHQFPEVRFSMVHKKINLAEDILAWEHERFAIRRLPAFTLSHLESHRDGQRSSIMDVRSRVDSKTLTRNTRLIAEALTRVIYNLTEKGTPPDMPVFTEQMQIQREQLDSVMDWLTAQPRAAQLVGKDGTFLSTLQHHLGHYLKEVRPHHVKADKRDPEFVFYDQLKQVMNAYRVKPAIFDLLLAVCIGAYLGMAYTAVQVDISSSFSTKLFH from the exons ATgctggaggaagcaggagagGTGCTGGAGAACATGCTGAAGGCGTCCTGCCTGCCGCTTGGCTTCATCGTCTTCCTGCCCGCCGTGCTGCTGCTCGTGGCGCCGCCGCTGCCCGCCGCTGACGCGGCGCACGAGTTCACCGTGTACCGCATGCAGCAGTACGACCTGCAGGGACAGCCCTACG ACCTTCCGCTCAGCCTCTCCCGTCTCCGGGGCTCCGGCCTATGCCGGCCAGGATGCCCCCTCCCTCGGTTCGGTCTCTGCTCCCCGGGCCCCAGGACCTGCCTGTCCCACCTGTCCAGCAGGAGTCCAGCCCGCAGACCTCACTTGGGCCGCCAGACACTTACCCAGATCCCAG GCACGCGGAACGCGGTGCTTAACACGGAGGCGCGCACCATCGACGCGGACGTGCTGAGCCGGCGCTGTGTGCTCATGCGGCTGCTGGACTTCTCGTACGAGAGCTACCAGCGCGCCCTACGCCAGTCGGCCGGTGCCGTGGTCATCATCCTGCCACGGGCCATGGCTGCGGTGCCGCAGGACGTCATCCGG CAATTCATGGAGATCGAGCCCGAGATGCTGGCCATGGAGACCATCGTGCCCGTGTACTTCGCCGTGGAGGACGACGCCCTGCTGTCCATCTACGAGCAGACGCAGGCTGCGTCCACCTCCCAGGGCTCCGCCTCAGCCGCTGAAG GGTTTATAAGAAGTTGCGGACATACTCCGGTTCCTGAGAGGCACCCTCCCAGCTCCCCCAGTGATGACACCTCCCATGGCCATCACAATTGTG TGCTGCTGCACACCGCCACCGCCAACGGCTTCCAGATGGTCACTAGCGGGGTCCAGAGCAAGGCCGTGAGCGACTGGCTCATCACCAGCGTGGAG GGGCGGCTGACCGGGCTGGGCGGAGAGGACCTGCCCACCATCGTCATCGTGGCCCACTACGACGCCTTCGGGGTGGCCCCG TGGCTGTCGCACGGCGCGGACTCCAATGGAAGTGGCATCTCTGTGCTGCTGGAGCTCACCCGTCTCTTCTCCAGGCTCTATACCTACAAGCGCACCCACGCCGC GTACAACCTCCTGTTCTTTGCGTCTGGAGGAGGAAAGTTCAACTACCAGGGCACCAAGCGCTGGTTAGAAGACAATCTGGACCACACAG ATTCCAGCCTGCTCCAGGACAACGTGGCCTTTGTCCTCTGCCTGGACACCCTGGGCCGGGGGGACAGCCTGCACCTGCATGTGTCCAAGCCGCCCAGGGAGGGGACGCTACAGCACTCCTTCCTGCGGGAGCTCGAGACG GTGGCCGCCCACCAGTTCCCTGAGGTGCGGTTCTCCATGGTGCACAAGAAGATCAACCTGGCGGAGGACATCCTGGCCTGGGAGCATGAGCGCTTCGCCATCCGCCGGCTGCCTGCCTTCACCCTGTCCCATCTGGAGAGCCACCGTGACGGCCAGCGCAGCAGCATCATGGACGTGCG GTCCCGGGTTGACTCCAAAACTCTGACCCGAAACACGAGGCTGATCGCCGAGGCCCTGACCCGTGTCATCTACAACCTGACAGAGAAG GGGACGCCCCCGGACATGCCAGTCTTCACGGAGCAGATG CAGATCCAGCGGGAACAGCTGGACTCCGTGATGGACTGGCTGACCGCCCAGCCGCGGGCCGCCCAGCTGGTGGGCAAGGACGGCACGTTCCTCAGCACGTTGCAGCACCACCTCGGCCACTACCTGAAGGAGGTCAGGCCGCACCACGTCAAGGCCGACAAGCG GGACCCTGAGTTTGTCTTCTATGACCAGCTGAAGCAGGTGATGAACGCCTACAG ggtcaAGCCGGCCATTTTCGACCTGCTTCTGGCCGTCTGCATCGGCGCCTACCTCGGGATGGCCTACACGGCGGTCCAG GTTGATATTTCTTCCTCGTTTTCCACAAAACTGTTCCATTGA
- the NCLN gene encoding BOS complex subunit NCLN isoform X3 has translation MLEEAGEVLENMLKASCLPLGFIVFLPAVLLLVAPPLPAADAAHEFTVYRMQQYDLQGQPYDLPLSLSRLRGSGLCRPGCPLPRFGLCSPGPRTCLSHLSSRSPARRPHLGRQTLTQIPGTRNAVLNTEARTIDADVLSRRCVLMRLLDFSYESYQRALRQSAGAVVIILPRAMAAVPQDVIRQFMEIEPEMLAMETIVPVYFAVEDDALLSIYEQTQAASTSQGSASAAEVLLHTATANGFQMVTSGVQSKAVSDWLITSVEGRLTGLGGEDLPTIVIVAHYDAFGVAPWLSHGADSNGSGISVLLELTRLFSRLYTYKRTHAAYNLLFFASGGGKFNYQGTKRWLEDNLDHTDSSLLQDNVAFVLCLDTLGRGDSLHLHVSKPPREGTLQHSFLRELETVAAHQFPEVRFSMVHKKINLAEDILAWEHERFAIRRLPAFTLSHLESHRDGQRSSIMDVRSRVDSKTLTRNTRLIAEALTRVIYNLTEKGTPPDMPVFTEQMQIQREQLDSVMDWLTAQPRAAQLVGKDGTFLSTLQHHLGHYLKEVRPHHVKADKRDPEFVFYDQLKQVMNAYRVKPAIFDLLLAVCIGAYLGMAYTAVQPRKGKLQQHRPGRQRWPPSTCWSLILSSHPQAQWTGTHEAIPHGGRGVCIVPNAPGSPYTPSLRPPPPQAPASLVTTDQSCSTAVNQYFPTSPPHARYRAGACRRSHQTETVGLAVGWERRINKNNALGLPWWRSG, from the exons ATgctggaggaagcaggagagGTGCTGGAGAACATGCTGAAGGCGTCCTGCCTGCCGCTTGGCTTCATCGTCTTCCTGCCCGCCGTGCTGCTGCTCGTGGCGCCGCCGCTGCCCGCCGCTGACGCGGCGCACGAGTTCACCGTGTACCGCATGCAGCAGTACGACCTGCAGGGACAGCCCTACG ACCTTCCGCTCAGCCTCTCCCGTCTCCGGGGCTCCGGCCTATGCCGGCCAGGATGCCCCCTCCCTCGGTTCGGTCTCTGCTCCCCGGGCCCCAGGACCTGCCTGTCCCACCTGTCCAGCAGGAGTCCAGCCCGCAGACCTCACTTGGGCCGCCAGACACTTACCCAGATCCCAG GCACGCGGAACGCGGTGCTTAACACGGAGGCGCGCACCATCGACGCGGACGTGCTGAGCCGGCGCTGTGTGCTCATGCGGCTGCTGGACTTCTCGTACGAGAGCTACCAGCGCGCCCTACGCCAGTCGGCCGGTGCCGTGGTCATCATCCTGCCACGGGCCATGGCTGCGGTGCCGCAGGACGTCATCCGG CAATTCATGGAGATCGAGCCCGAGATGCTGGCCATGGAGACCATCGTGCCCGTGTACTTCGCCGTGGAGGACGACGCCCTGCTGTCCATCTACGAGCAGACGCAGGCTGCGTCCACCTCCCAGGGCTCCGCCTCAGCCGCTGAAG TGCTGCTGCACACCGCCACCGCCAACGGCTTCCAGATGGTCACTAGCGGGGTCCAGAGCAAGGCCGTGAGCGACTGGCTCATCACCAGCGTGGAG GGGCGGCTGACCGGGCTGGGCGGAGAGGACCTGCCCACCATCGTCATCGTGGCCCACTACGACGCCTTCGGGGTGGCCCCG TGGCTGTCGCACGGCGCGGACTCCAATGGAAGTGGCATCTCTGTGCTGCTGGAGCTCACCCGTCTCTTCTCCAGGCTCTATACCTACAAGCGCACCCACGCCGC GTACAACCTCCTGTTCTTTGCGTCTGGAGGAGGAAAGTTCAACTACCAGGGCACCAAGCGCTGGTTAGAAGACAATCTGGACCACACAG ATTCCAGCCTGCTCCAGGACAACGTGGCCTTTGTCCTCTGCCTGGACACCCTGGGCCGGGGGGACAGCCTGCACCTGCATGTGTCCAAGCCGCCCAGGGAGGGGACGCTACAGCACTCCTTCCTGCGGGAGCTCGAGACG GTGGCCGCCCACCAGTTCCCTGAGGTGCGGTTCTCCATGGTGCACAAGAAGATCAACCTGGCGGAGGACATCCTGGCCTGGGAGCATGAGCGCTTCGCCATCCGCCGGCTGCCTGCCTTCACCCTGTCCCATCTGGAGAGCCACCGTGACGGCCAGCGCAGCAGCATCATGGACGTGCG GTCCCGGGTTGACTCCAAAACTCTGACCCGAAACACGAGGCTGATCGCCGAGGCCCTGACCCGTGTCATCTACAACCTGACAGAGAAG GGGACGCCCCCGGACATGCCAGTCTTCACGGAGCAGATG CAGATCCAGCGGGAACAGCTGGACTCCGTGATGGACTGGCTGACCGCCCAGCCGCGGGCCGCCCAGCTGGTGGGCAAGGACGGCACGTTCCTCAGCACGTTGCAGCACCACCTCGGCCACTACCTGAAGGAGGTCAGGCCGCACCACGTCAAGGCCGACAAGCG GGACCCTGAGTTTGTCTTCTATGACCAGCTGAAGCAGGTGATGAACGCCTACAG ggtcaAGCCGGCCATTTTCGACCTGCTTCTGGCCGTCTGCATCGGCGCCTACCTCGGGATGGCCTACACGGCGGTCCAG ccaagaaaaggaaaattgcaACAACACCGGCCCGGCAGACAGAGATGGCCACCATCTACATGCTGGAGCCTTATCCTGTCCTCACACCCCCAG GCACAGTGGACAGGCACCCATGAAGCCATCCCACATGGAGGGCGTGGTGTGTGCATCGTCCCAAACGCCCCTGGCTCCCCTTACAccccctccctccgccctcctcctccccaggcaCCCGCTAGTCTGGTCACTACAGATCAGTCTTGTTCGACTGCTGTCAACCAGTATTTCCCCACCTCCCCGCCACATGCCAGGTACCGTGCGGGGGCCTGCAGACGCAGCCACCAAACGGAGACCGTGGGGCTCGCGGTCGGCTGGGAAAGacggataaataaaaataatgcccttgggcttccctggtggcgcagtggttga
- the NCLN gene encoding BOS complex subunit NCLN isoform X10, with the protein MLDWGVADCGPRPPVCANKVLSAHSQCFTRLMGFHTTVAEFSGCDRLAHRAENFDSSSLQRRFAKPSSGLKSGQWPSPLWQHKRFIRSCGHTPVPERHPPSSPSDDTSHGHHNCVLLHTATANGFQMVTSGVQSKAVSDWLITSVEGRLTGLGGEDLPTIVIVAHYDAFGVAPWLSHGADSNGSGISVLLELTRLFSRLYTYKRTHAAYNLLFFASGGGKFNYQGTKRWLEDNLDHTDSSLLQDNVAFVLCLDTLGRGDSLHLHVSKPPREGTLQHSFLRELETVAAHQFPEVRFSMVHKKINLAEDILAWEHERFAIRRLPAFTLSHLESHRDGQRSSIMDVRSRVDSKTLTRNTRLIAEALTRVIYNLTEKGTPPDMPVFTEQMQIQREQLDSVMDWLTAQPRAAQLVGKDGTFLSTLQHHLGHYLKEVRPHHVKADKRDPEFVFYDQLKQVMNAYRVKPAIFDLLLAVCIGAYLGMAYTAVQPRKGKLQQHRPGRQRWPPSTCWSLILSSHPQAQWTGTHEAIPHGGRGVCIVPNAPGSPYTPSLRPPPPQAPASLVTTDQSCSTAVNQYFPTSPPHARYRAGACRRSHQTETVGLAVGWERRINKNNALGLPWWRSG; encoded by the exons ATGCTAGACTGGGGGGTGGCAGACTGTGGCCCTCGGCCGCCTGTTtgtgcaaataaagttttatcggcACACAGCCAGTGTTTCACACGGCTTATGGGCTTTCACACTACAGTAGCAGAGTTCAGTGGCTGTGACAGACTGGCCCACAGAGCTGAAAATTTCGACTCTAGCAGTTTACAGCGAAGGTTTGCCAAACCCTCGTCTGGATTAAAGTCTGGACAGTGGCCTTCTCCATTGTGGCAGCACAAGA GGTTTATAAGAAGTTGCGGACATACTCCGGTTCCTGAGAGGCACCCTCCCAGCTCCCCCAGTGATGACACCTCCCATGGCCATCACAATTGTG TGCTGCTGCACACCGCCACCGCCAACGGCTTCCAGATGGTCACTAGCGGGGTCCAGAGCAAGGCCGTGAGCGACTGGCTCATCACCAGCGTGGAG GGGCGGCTGACCGGGCTGGGCGGAGAGGACCTGCCCACCATCGTCATCGTGGCCCACTACGACGCCTTCGGGGTGGCCCCG TGGCTGTCGCACGGCGCGGACTCCAATGGAAGTGGCATCTCTGTGCTGCTGGAGCTCACCCGTCTCTTCTCCAGGCTCTATACCTACAAGCGCACCCACGCCGC GTACAACCTCCTGTTCTTTGCGTCTGGAGGAGGAAAGTTCAACTACCAGGGCACCAAGCGCTGGTTAGAAGACAATCTGGACCACACAG ATTCCAGCCTGCTCCAGGACAACGTGGCCTTTGTCCTCTGCCTGGACACCCTGGGCCGGGGGGACAGCCTGCACCTGCATGTGTCCAAGCCGCCCAGGGAGGGGACGCTACAGCACTCCTTCCTGCGGGAGCTCGAGACG GTGGCCGCCCACCAGTTCCCTGAGGTGCGGTTCTCCATGGTGCACAAGAAGATCAACCTGGCGGAGGACATCCTGGCCTGGGAGCATGAGCGCTTCGCCATCCGCCGGCTGCCTGCCTTCACCCTGTCCCATCTGGAGAGCCACCGTGACGGCCAGCGCAGCAGCATCATGGACGTGCG GTCCCGGGTTGACTCCAAAACTCTGACCCGAAACACGAGGCTGATCGCCGAGGCCCTGACCCGTGTCATCTACAACCTGACAGAGAAG GGGACGCCCCCGGACATGCCAGTCTTCACGGAGCAGATG CAGATCCAGCGGGAACAGCTGGACTCCGTGATGGACTGGCTGACCGCCCAGCCGCGGGCCGCCCAGCTGGTGGGCAAGGACGGCACGTTCCTCAGCACGTTGCAGCACCACCTCGGCCACTACCTGAAGGAGGTCAGGCCGCACCACGTCAAGGCCGACAAGCG GGACCCTGAGTTTGTCTTCTATGACCAGCTGAAGCAGGTGATGAACGCCTACAG ggtcaAGCCGGCCATTTTCGACCTGCTTCTGGCCGTCTGCATCGGCGCCTACCTCGGGATGGCCTACACGGCGGTCCAG ccaagaaaaggaaaattgcaACAACACCGGCCCGGCAGACAGAGATGGCCACCATCTACATGCTGGAGCCTTATCCTGTCCTCACACCCCCAG GCACAGTGGACAGGCACCCATGAAGCCATCCCACATGGAGGGCGTGGTGTGTGCATCGTCCCAAACGCCCCTGGCTCCCCTTACAccccctccctccgccctcctcctccccaggcaCCCGCTAGTCTGGTCACTACAGATCAGTCTTGTTCGACTGCTGTCAACCAGTATTTCCCCACCTCCCCGCCACATGCCAGGTACCGTGCGGGGGCCTGCAGACGCAGCCACCAAACGGAGACCGTGGGGCTCGCGGTCGGCTGGGAAAGacggataaataaaaataatgcccttgggcttccctggtggcgcagtggttga